A single genomic interval of Streptomyces sp. NBC_00663 harbors:
- the cobA gene encoding uroporphyrinogen-III C-methyltransferase — MAENPAYPVGLRLTGRKVVVLGGGQVAQRRLPALIAAGADVLLVSPEATPSVEAMADAGEIAWEKRPYATGDLADAWYALIATSDTAANTAASAEAEAHRVWCVRSDDADRATAWTPATGHSEGVTVAVLTTDAKGRDPRHTAAIRDAVVEGLRDGTLVAPHHRTRTPGVALVGGGPGDPDLITVRGRRLLAEADVVIADRLGPRDLLAELPPHVEVIDAAKIPYGRFMAQEAINNALIEHAVQGKSVVRLKGGDPYVFGRGMEELHALAEAGIPCTVVPGISSSISVPGAAGIPVTHRGVAHEFTVVSGHVAPDDERSLVDWPSLAKLTGTLVILMGVDKIGRIAETLVAHGKSPDTPVALVQEGTTAAQRRVDATLATVGETVVREDVKPPAVIVVGAVVGVGPQASA, encoded by the coding sequence ATGGCCGAAAACCCCGCCTACCCCGTAGGCCTCCGCCTCACCGGCCGCAAGGTCGTCGTCCTCGGCGGCGGCCAGGTCGCCCAGCGCCGCCTCCCGGCGTTGATCGCGGCGGGCGCGGACGTCCTCCTCGTGTCCCCCGAGGCGACCCCCTCCGTCGAAGCCATGGCGGACGCGGGTGAGATCGCCTGGGAGAAGCGCCCCTATGCGACCGGTGACCTCGCCGACGCCTGGTACGCCCTGATCGCCACCAGCGACACCGCGGCGAACACCGCGGCCTCCGCCGAAGCCGAAGCGCATCGCGTCTGGTGCGTCCGCTCCGACGACGCGGACCGGGCGACAGCCTGGACCCCGGCCACCGGCCACAGCGAGGGCGTCACGGTCGCCGTGCTCACGACCGACGCCAAGGGCCGCGACCCCCGCCACACCGCCGCCATCCGCGACGCGGTCGTCGAGGGCCTGCGCGACGGCACCCTCGTCGCGCCCCACCACCGCACCCGCACCCCCGGTGTCGCCCTCGTCGGCGGCGGCCCCGGTGACCCGGACCTGATCACGGTCCGCGGCCGCCGTCTCCTCGCCGAGGCCGATGTCGTCATCGCCGACCGCCTCGGCCCGCGCGACCTTCTCGCCGAACTCCCGCCGCATGTCGAGGTGATCGACGCGGCGAAGATCCCCTACGGCCGTTTCATGGCCCAGGAGGCCATCAACAACGCCCTGATCGAGCACGCCGTGCAGGGCAAGTCGGTCGTACGTCTGAAGGGCGGCGACCCCTACGTCTTCGGCCGTGGCATGGAGGAGCTGCACGCCCTCGCCGAGGCCGGCATCCCGTGCACCGTGGTCCCCGGCATCTCCAGCTCGATCTCGGTCCCGGGCGCGGCCGGCATCCCGGTCACCCACCGCGGTGTCGCACACGAGTTCACGGTGGTCAGCGGCCATGTCGCCCCTGACGACGAGCGCTCGCTCGTCGACTGGCCCTCGCTCGCCAAGCTCACCGGCACTCTCGTGATCCTCATGGGCGTCGACAAGATCGGCAGGATCGCCGAGACGCTGGTGGCGCACGGGAAGTCCCCGGACACCCCGGTCGCCCTCGTCCAGGAGGGCACCACCGCCGCCCAGCGCCGGGTGGACGCCACCCTCGCGACGGTCGGCGAGACGGTCGTGCGCGAGGACGTGAAGCCCCCGGCGGTGATCGTCGTCGGCGCGGTCGTCGGCGTGGGCCCGCAGGCATCCGCGTAA
- a CDS encoding TrmH family RNA methyltransferase — translation MADLITVEDPDDPRLRDYTGLTDVELRRKREPAEGLFIAEGEKVIRRAKDAGYEMRSMLLSAKWVDVMRDVIDELPAPVYAVSPELAERVTGYHVHRGALASMQRKPLPTATDLLQTAHRVVVMESVNDHTNIGAIFRSAAALGMDAVLLSPDCADPLYRRSVKVSMGAVFSVPYARLDSWPKSLESVREAGFSLLALTPDEKAKTLDEAAPHKMDRVALMLGAEGDGLSTQALVAADEWVRIPMAHGVDSLNVGAAAAVAFYAVATGRPEL, via the coding sequence GTGGCCGATCTCATCACCGTCGAGGATCCCGACGACCCGCGCCTGCGCGACTACACAGGCCTGACCGACGTGGAGCTGCGCCGCAAGCGCGAACCGGCCGAGGGCCTGTTCATCGCCGAGGGCGAGAAGGTCATCAGACGGGCCAAGGACGCCGGCTACGAGATGCGGTCGATGCTGCTGTCGGCCAAGTGGGTCGACGTCATGCGCGATGTCATCGACGAGCTCCCGGCGCCGGTGTACGCGGTCAGCCCGGAGCTCGCCGAGCGGGTCACCGGCTACCACGTGCACCGCGGCGCGCTCGCCTCCATGCAGCGCAAGCCGCTCCCGACGGCGACCGACCTCCTCCAGACCGCCCACCGGGTCGTGGTCATGGAGTCGGTCAACGACCACACCAACATCGGCGCGATCTTCCGCTCGGCGGCGGCCCTCGGCATGGACGCGGTGCTGCTGTCGCCCGACTGCGCCGACCCGCTCTACCGCCGCAGCGTGAAGGTCTCGATGGGCGCGGTCTTCTCCGTCCCCTACGCCCGCCTCGACAGCTGGCCCAAGAGCCTGGAGTCGGTCCGCGAGGCGGGCTTCAGCCTCCTCGCCCTCACCCCGGACGAGAAGGCCAAGACCCTCGACGAGGCCGCCCCGCACAAGATGGACCGGGTCGCCCTGATGCTCGGCGCCGAGGGCGACGGCCTCTCCACCCAGGCCCTGGTCGCCGCCGACGAATGGGTCCGCATCCCGATGGCCCACGGCGTCGACTCCCTCAACGTCGGCGCGGCGGCGGCGGTCGCCTTCTACGCGGTGGCCACGGGCCGCCCCGAGCTGTGA
- a CDS encoding NUDIX domain-containing protein has product MSPGSQRQAIVAVLLRGDRVLVVRRAPGVARPGYWQPLSGKLEPGETQREAVIREVREEVGLTVVPLAKVWESQTDDGVFRLHWWTARADDGEVVPDPAEVADTRWITPAEFPALDPVFEGDLEFFDRVLPGL; this is encoded by the coding sequence GTGAGCCCCGGGTCCCAACGCCAGGCGATCGTCGCGGTCCTCCTCCGGGGGGACCGCGTCCTGGTCGTCCGCCGTGCCCCGGGCGTGGCCCGCCCCGGCTACTGGCAGCCCCTCAGCGGCAAGCTCGAACCGGGGGAGACCCAGCGGGAAGCGGTGATCAGGGAGGTTCGTGAGGAGGTCGGCCTGACGGTCGTCCCGCTCGCCAAGGTCTGGGAGTCGCAGACCGACGACGGCGTCTTCCGCCTGCACTGGTGGACCGCCCGCGCCGACGACGGCGAGGTGGTCCCCGACCCTGCGGAAGTGGCTGACACCCGCTGGATCACCCCTGCGGAATTCCCGGCCCTGGACCCGGTCTTCGAGGGCGACCTCGAGTTCTTCGACCGCGTCCTCCCGGGCCTCTGA